From Streptomyces sp. NBC_00690, a single genomic window includes:
- a CDS encoding aminoacyl-tRNA hydrolase, whose amino-acid sequence MSSENVEPANPANPSASNVPPSQDSPFQHENVDRDTAPQFVLPLVVRIEKTAPPARTDALETAARAVLTLLGDERSVGEGEWARAVSDWQDARIRKVVRRARGAEWRKASALPGITVTGRECEVRVFPPVPLDGWPKELAKLQVSGTDLEDPEPPAQPAAGVPVLWLSPEVEMSAGKAMAQAGHGAQLAWWELSDADRTEWAKAGFPLAVRTADAERWARLASSGLPVVRDAGFTEIEAGSRTVIADHPALYR is encoded by the coding sequence GTGAGCAGCGAAAACGTAGAACCCGCCAATCCCGCGAACCCGTCCGCTTCAAATGTCCCGCCAAGCCAGGACAGTCCGTTCCAGCACGAGAACGTCGATCGCGACACGGCGCCCCAGTTCGTCCTGCCGCTGGTGGTGCGGATCGAGAAGACGGCTCCCCCGGCCCGCACGGATGCGCTGGAGACCGCGGCCCGCGCGGTGCTCACCCTGCTCGGCGACGAGCGGTCGGTGGGCGAGGGGGAATGGGCGCGGGCGGTCAGCGACTGGCAGGACGCCCGGATCCGCAAGGTGGTGCGGCGGGCGCGCGGTGCGGAGTGGCGCAAGGCGTCCGCCCTGCCGGGCATCACGGTCACCGGGCGGGAGTGCGAGGTACGGGTCTTCCCTCCGGTCCCGTTGGACGGCTGGCCCAAGGAACTGGCCAAGCTCCAGGTGTCGGGGACGGATCTGGAGGACCCGGAGCCGCCCGCTCAGCCGGCAGCGGGAGTGCCGGTGCTGTGGCTCAGCCCGGAGGTGGAGATGTCGGCGGGCAAGGCGATGGCACAGGCCGGGCACGGCGCCCAGCTCGCCTGGTGGGAGCTATCGGACGCGGACCGCACCGAGTGGGCGAAGGCAGGCTTCCCGTTGGCCGTGCGCACGGCGGACGCGGAGCGTTGGGCGCGCCTGGCGTCCAGTGGGTTGCCGGTCGTCCGGGACGCCGGCTTCACCGAGATCGAAGCCGGGTCACGGACAGTGATCGCTGATCATCCCGCGCTGTACCGCTGA
- a CDS encoding AIM24 family protein, translated as MKSDLFASENMAQQATVPGMTQQNAKSIKYAVNGEMHARQGSMIAFRGNLQFERKGQGIGGMLKRAVTGEGLPLMAVRGQGEAWFAHEAANCFIVDIEPGDALTINGRNVLCFDASLSYEIKTVKGVGSAGGGLFNSVFTGHGKLAIICEGNPIVIPVTAQQPVYVDTDAVVGWSASLTTSLNRSQSFGSMIRGGSGEAVQLMLQGEGFVIVRPSELVPQKAASN; from the coding sequence ATGAAAAGCGACCTCTTCGCCTCCGAGAATATGGCGCAGCAAGCCACCGTTCCCGGAATGACCCAGCAGAACGCCAAGTCGATCAAGTACGCCGTGAACGGCGAGATGCACGCGCGCCAGGGATCGATGATCGCCTTCCGGGGCAATCTCCAGTTCGAGCGCAAGGGTCAGGGCATCGGCGGCATGCTCAAGCGTGCGGTCACCGGTGAGGGGCTGCCGCTGATGGCCGTGCGCGGACAGGGCGAGGCATGGTTCGCCCACGAGGCCGCCAACTGCTTCATCGTCGACATCGAGCCCGGTGACGCCCTCACGATCAACGGGCGCAACGTCCTGTGCTTCGACGCATCCCTCTCGTACGAGATCAAAACGGTGAAGGGTGTCGGCTCGGCCGGTGGCGGACTCTTCAACAGCGTCTTCACCGGCCACGGCAAACTCGCCATCATCTGCGAGGGCAACCCCATCGTCATACCCGTCACCGCCCAGCAGCCCGTCTACGTCGACACGGACGCGGTCGTCGGGTGGAGCGCCAGTCTCACCACCTCCCTCAACCGCTCGCAGTCCTTCGGCTCCATGATCCGCGGCGGCTCCGGCGAAGCGGTCCAGCTGATGCTCCAGGGCGAGGGTTTCGTCATCGTCCGGCCCAGCGAGCTGGTCCCGCAGAAGGCGGCGTCCAACTGA
- a CDS encoding DUF4142 domain-containing protein translates to MRRINGTALIIAALVATVGALAFPVWSYADRSGTGQDNLNASTVATQWGPLSATDRDFLVKVRLAGLWELPAGQQAIERAPTKAIKDTGDHLVVGHADLDRRAREVAGKLGVELPNQPNEQQQAWLRELSAASGREYEFKFANILRNAHGKVFSLIAQVRHTTRNTLIRQLASDANQTVLDHITMLEGTGMVDFDAIANEAAGGAKASPTGPPPPGGNVPAAPQPVEPNGSQQLTSQPSVPPGPPGAINTGRPEPSLSP, encoded by the coding sequence TTGCGGCGCATCAACGGGACGGCTCTGATCATTGCGGCCCTGGTCGCCACCGTGGGGGCCCTGGCCTTCCCGGTGTGGTCGTACGCGGACCGTTCGGGAACCGGTCAGGACAATCTGAACGCCTCGACCGTGGCGACGCAGTGGGGCCCGCTGTCGGCCACCGACCGGGACTTCCTGGTGAAGGTCCGGCTGGCCGGGCTCTGGGAGCTGCCGGCGGGACAGCAGGCGATCGAGCGGGCCCCGACCAAGGCGATCAAGGACACGGGCGACCACCTCGTCGTCGGCCACGCCGATCTCGACCGACGGGCCCGCGAGGTGGCGGGCAAGCTCGGGGTGGAGTTGCCCAACCAGCCGAACGAGCAGCAGCAGGCGTGGCTGCGGGAGCTGTCGGCGGCGAGCGGACGCGAGTACGAGTTCAAGTTCGCCAACATCCTGCGCAACGCCCATGGCAAGGTCTTCTCGCTGATCGCCCAGGTCCGGCACACCACGCGCAACACGCTGATACGGCAGTTGGCGAGCGATGCCAACCAGACGGTGCTGGACCACATCACCATGTTGGAGGGGACCGGCATGGTCGACTTCGACGCCATCGCCAACGAAGCGGCCGGGGGTGCGAAGGCGAGCCCCACCGGGCCGCCGCCGCCGGGCGGGAACGTGCCCGCCGCTCCGCAGCCGGTGGAGCCCAACGGCAGCCAGCAGCTGACCTCCCAGCCGTCCGTACCACCCGGCCCTCCCGGCGCCATCAACACCGGCAGGCCGGAGCCCTCGCTCAGCCCCTGA
- a CDS encoding DUF692 domain-containing protein, protein MALGMGIGWRPEIARTVEELSGLDWVEVVAENICPCHLPDSLSRLLARGLTVVPHGVSLGLGDADRPSEQRLKDLAERATALGAPLVTEHIAFVRAGGKLTASPQLEAGHLLPVPRTWDALKVLVENVRIAQDSLPVPLALENIAALISWPDEELTEGQFLAELVERTGVGLLIDVANLHTNHVNRGEDPAKALAELPVEAIAYVHVAGGEERDGVWHDTHAHPVTEPVLEVLRELASRVSPPGVLLERDDDFPPSDQVHGALAGELAAIREAVGGAVQAPPATRPASATATDREADASPGSPGSADPSARDRLGICQTALLASLVAGGPAPEGFDHQRLRVQRRALAAKRASVVARIAPELPEILGPGYRPAFLAYAKGRPMGSGYRKDALSFAEHLLISGRPANARARRQLTRWWEDRIATRPPGRAARIARAARMRLLRR, encoded by the coding sequence ATGGCACTCGGCATGGGCATCGGTTGGCGTCCGGAGATAGCACGGACCGTGGAGGAGTTGTCGGGGCTCGACTGGGTCGAGGTGGTGGCGGAGAACATCTGCCCCTGCCATCTGCCCGACTCGCTGTCCCGGCTGCTGGCACGCGGTCTGACCGTCGTGCCACACGGGGTGTCCCTGGGGCTCGGCGACGCCGACCGGCCGTCCGAGCAGCGGCTCAAGGACCTCGCCGAGCGGGCGACCGCACTGGGCGCGCCCCTGGTCACGGAGCACATCGCGTTCGTGCGGGCCGGGGGGAAACTGACCGCGTCCCCGCAGTTGGAGGCCGGTCATCTGCTCCCGGTGCCAAGGACCTGGGACGCCCTGAAGGTCCTGGTTGAGAACGTCCGGATCGCGCAGGACTCCCTGCCCGTACCGCTGGCGCTGGAGAACATCGCCGCACTGATCTCCTGGCCCGACGAGGAGCTGACGGAGGGGCAGTTCCTCGCCGAACTCGTCGAGCGCACCGGGGTTGGCCTGTTGATCGACGTGGCGAACCTGCACACGAACCACGTCAACCGTGGCGAGGACCCGGCAAAGGCCCTCGCCGAACTCCCGGTGGAAGCGATCGCGTACGTCCATGTGGCAGGCGGCGAGGAACGGGACGGCGTCTGGCACGACACCCACGCCCATCCGGTCACCGAACCCGTCCTGGAGGTGCTGCGGGAACTCGCGTCCCGGGTCAGCCCGCCGGGGGTGCTGCTGGAGCGGGACGACGACTTTCCGCCATCCGACCAGGTGCATGGCGCGCTGGCGGGTGAGTTGGCGGCGATCAGGGAGGCGGTGGGAGGCGCGGTGCAGGCTCCGCCGGCAACCCGCCCGGCTTCGGCGACCGCGACCGACCGGGAAGCCGACGCATCGCCCGGATCGCCCGGATCGGCCGATCCATCGGCCCGGGACCGGCTCGGCATCTGCCAGACGGCGCTCCTCGCCTCCCTGGTGGCGGGCGGTCCGGCCCCCGAGGGCTTCGACCACCAGCGGTTGCGGGTGCAGCGGCGGGCGCTCGCCGCCAAGCGGGCGTCCGTCGTCGCCCGCATCGCCCCGGAACTGCCCGAGATCCTCGGCCCCGGCTACCGGCCCGCGTTCCTCGCGTACGCCAAGGGTCGCCCGATGGGCTCGGGATACCGCAAGGACGCACTCTCCTTCGCCGAACACCTGCTGATTTCCGGCCGGCCCGCCAACGCTCGGGCCCGGCGCCAGCTCACCCGGTGGTGGGAGGATCGCATCGCAACCCGCCCACCCGGGCGTGCCGCACGGATCGCCCGGGCGGCACGGATGAGACTTCTACGGAGGTAG